The Cryptomeria japonica chromosome 2, Sugi_1.0, whole genome shotgun sequence region AACTCAAATGATGAAAGTTTAACCAAAATCAAGAGGAAAATTACAAAGCTCTCCTGTTGAGCCAACCTGAGGAAAGAAATACTCAGATTGAACAAACTACAATAACGTACATAACAGGGATAAATGCAGCACTGTTAAACTGATTCTCCGCTGGGAAATAATTAAATAGGAGGGGATAAAACTTCTCAAAAGAAAAGGCTCGCCTCCATATGATTTATCTTGTGATATTATGCATTGCAAAACTGCAATGAAAAGAGCCTCCATGGAATAACTCTTTGGAGATTTTAATAGAAATCCATTCGTTCTCAAGTTATGTTTATCAAGCCTTCTTCTCTGCTTTGAAATTTAGATTAAACCACTTCTTTTTATTTGATTTATCCTTTCCGTCTGATAGGCTATCTTCTTTTGGACTTCCCATCTTAGAATCTTCACCTGCTGGCTTGCTTGCATTGCTGCTACTGCTTGTACCCTTTGACACAGCACTTGCAGTAAAAGAAGATTGAATGTTGTCTCGTTGTTTCAGCAGTTCGTCCACCTGAAATTTCACATTAGTAAAAAGGTTTTAAAACACTGCCTGTTGTAGAAAATATGGTACTGAATGACGAGTAAAAAGAAAAAATTGGGCATTAACAAAAGAGCACCACGAGAACTGTAGAAACCCCAGAAACTTACAGCTTGTTTCTCTTGATTATATCTATTTGTAACTTCTTGGAAGCGAGCCAAAGCCTACATATCATAAAGCCATTGAATTTCCTGAGGAAAGCAATCTTCTGAATTGAAgacaaattacatttttatttctaaataattacCAGTTTCAAAATATCATATAAAATACCTTTCTGTATTCTGTCTCAAATTGGCGAAGTTCATTTCGCTTGGTTAGTATTTGAGCCTCTACCTCCTTAAGCTTCTCTGTTGAATCTTCAAAAGACTTTGCACAAATAGCCTCAATGGTATAGCTCGCGCTCTTAAAAAAATTGTCACCTGTGAGAAAAGGAAACGGCTCAATATATTCCCATCTTGAGGAAAATGGACCAAACTAatacaaatagaaataaaaaaaggCTGTATACCATATACTGCAAATATGTGAGTGCCTGCTTTAAGTTCAGAGACTTCACATGGTTGAAGGCCTTCTAATTTTTTGAAAAATGCAGCATCAGGATCCTTAGCCATAGCCAACTGTATCATAAAATGGTTTTGTTTAAGATTCAATCTAAAAACCATTTTAAGGCCAATATAAAACAATAACATCATTGCCGACAAGTATCTCAATTAGTGCATACCGCATTGATTGATGAATCAAGACGATAGACTTGAAAATGTAAGAAATACATTCCGGCTGAAGTAATTTTACCAGTCTTTTCACTATCTTCCTGCAAAAGTGAAGAACTAATTAAAATCCAAAATCTTCGAAGGAACACAATATTTAACTTTCCAACCTACAATTAGCTAGTATATATTAGATTTCTGCACGGTTATCTTCACTACCTCTAGCAGATTTTCTGTAAAATAATGTCAGGTTTCAGAGCAAAGTAGTAAAATGTGATGATGCACCATCTACAAAACTTCCATTTTAAATGATCCAGCATATTTGCTTCTACCATATTTTAGATTTCCAGACATTTTATTGCCTATCCCGATGCCAGCCTTATGTAAACTAAGTAGCAAGTACAGTTCAAAAAAGTCAATATTGACCTGTGTACAGTCTGTATATGCTATACATGGTAAAAATTGATTCATAGAAGACAAGACCCTCCATCTTCTTATCATTTTTCTTTATAATGTTGCCAGTCactgcatttcatattagtttacTTGACTTTTGATGGTCTATTCTCATGTCCAGCCAGCATGTTATCCTCATCATTAATAGTCAATTTGTGGGGTACACGATAGTATCTGCCAGTAACATTCATGAAATTTATCTATCCCCGAATCCCTTGGGGAAATGATGAGAAGGAGAATCCTCAGCCTTTGCGAATTGGCAAACAAGTTTGCATTGAGACATTTGTACAAAATGAATTATGCCATATGACTAATTTTGAAATCAATGAACAAAAATAACTCAACATCATTAGAAAGTTGCAAATATGATTTCATGTTTTGAAGCTACCTGTATGGCTAGCCCATAACCACTATTTGCCTCCTGCTCGAAATAAAGAAGCTGCAAAAAACATAAAGCATACATTAATTAACCTCTTATGACTGGGCTACGATCATGTCAGATATCTTTTAATTTGCTAAGCCAAGAAACCAACACATCATAATATGCATATAGTACTCTTAAATGCAGATTCAGTTGATATAAAAGATTATTGCATAATGCGTTTTTGTGAAGATACCTTAAATTTGCTTTGTGCAGGTGAAGTGACTCTAACAACTATCCCAGCTTCAGCTTGTTCTTGTGTGATAGTTACCCCAAAGAAATGAGCCCCTTGCTTTTCTACCTGCAATAAATGTGTCAGTTCAATCTTCAAATTAACATACGAGTTAACCTCAAGCTGGTATTTAACTTGCAATAGCTACCTTATCACTGGTAGGCCTTCCAAGTGGCAAAGGCCTAATAGTCACTATTCCATTGAGAGCATCCTCAAGAACATTAGCAGAAATTGTTGTTTTAATAGGCACACCAAGCTTGCTGAAAGATCAGAATCTAGCATCAGAAATTGGaatctttataaaaaattaaactaCGTAATCTCAATATGATAAAAAGCATTGCTTTCATGCTCACCTAAACAATGCGGCAAACATAGTATTTACAGTACCCAGATTTGACAGATCAACTTCCATGTCCATGCCCTCAGATTCCAAAGCCTGTTAGACCAGTTCAAGCATATTATCAGAAAAATACCTTTATTAGATTAATTCAAGCAAGGTGAATTAGCTTCTCACACCTGTCAAAAGTACAATTGGTTTGGAATCAAAATAACACAATCCAGAATGCAGTTTGAGACATCATATGCAAGAAATCTAGAACTTCTCATATAATGTTCCAGGCTCTGAACAACTGATTCTGGCCACTGATGTCCCAAAGAAAGAAAGTAGATACATCGGATGTATTCAGATCCATTGCTCTCTGTAATGTTTCTTAAAAAATAACTGAGTTACCAGATTCACCAGTAAATGGGACCATGCCCAAGCTGGATTGATCTCAGTCTAGATCTGCGCCCAGTTCACAACTGGGTATCCCCAGGGGTCATACAGTTCTGAACCCCAGACAACATTAGTAGCAGTGAGGGATATGACAGCCAGGACAGCCAGGAGGTTGGTACTGAACAATCAAATCAAAGTTGGGGGGTTCTTTAGGGGTCGGGATTGCTGTAGGTAAAGTGGAACAGTCACATAATCCATTTGAATGCCCTCCCGCTATCCTAAAACCTTATGCAAAGGGCCCATTCAAACTCACCAAACCCCATTTGCAATTTTGTGACGGTTTAAGACAAacgaaaaagaaaaattcaagcaaGAATAGACATTAATTGTGCCTTGTGTGCAATATGGATTTCAAAGGGAGCTAAAGTAGGACCAAGTCATCTTTTGTGCATCCCTGGAATGGGGCTTAGATTTGTGTAAAGATAATTCTAGCTGAGAAGACCAAGGCTTCTAGATCGTTTACAGCAAGTGAAGCAAAATCTAAAGGCATGCCAGTAGAATTTAAACAAATCTACTATGTCATCCATTGTTGATGAGGATTCTAGAAAAGGAAAGACGAAAACTAGTGACAGGCAAGGCAAAATTGATGGGATGCTGTACATGTGATCacaagaagaggcagatgattagATCATCCAATTCTTTTATGATGCCATCCCATTTCATGTGACATATTTTTCTTATTTCAAGAACATGTTGAGAAAGACAAATAGCATTGGATGCTCATATGCCCCCTAGAAAACATAGATTTCAATCCTTGGATTAAATATTTGAATGTGAATTTGTTGATAGAGGATATGAGGCAAACCTAGCTAAGAACAGGCTGCTTGATTATCATGGATAAGTGGACGTACATTAGATTCTAACCACTCACTAATATCATAGCTAAATGTGAGGTTAGATCTTATTTTCTTAGAACTATTGATTGCTCAAGGAAACACAAGGAGACAGACatccaatttcaaatttcaatacaTGGAGAAGTAGATATTGATTCAGCAATGTTTATAAATTAAATAGAATGATGATGGAGGGTGCTTACAGGTACATTTTTTACACCCCATGTTAAGAAGCTACATTCAACAAATACGTTGAAACACATAGGGAACATAAGGAAGATAGATCGAGTGAGTGAAGAGAATGATGCTAGAAACTAAAGATACACAAATGTTCATTGCAACCAACACACCTCACTCTTTGGACATTTTCAAGGAAGGAATTCCTCAAACTTGTGGAGACTAGATGTTCCATTTACGTAATCTTGCTAGAGATGATTTAGATGCAAGAATCTCTACGATTAATAATGGTTTATACAAAGTGAGGTAGATGGGCAGAGACAACCACAGTTGAAAGGAAAGTGAAGCCAAAGATCCTTGGCGATGATTGGTGGTCCACAATGAGTCttgttatttttgaaatttttgtttgcAAATACATTTTCTCCTTCATCTCAACATTTGACAACATGATTGGCCAAAAGATAAAACAATTCATAGCAATGATCCTAATTTGAGATTATATGTGGAGCATTAGGCCCATTGTGATGCTATGGTGAAAAACTATGAACACCCCAGTTCATATGGCAGCCTGTGCTCTAAATCCTAAATGATAAGCACCAAGAGCTTGAAGAATGCCTCCTGAAAAAAATGAGAAGGTGAAAGAAGCTTTCAATAAGGCCCCGAAAAAGATGTACAGCACTGAGTTGGCAGCCTTACTTTGACAGTAGTAGATTCTTCCGTCAATCTTTGGGATTCAACATCTAACAAACCAAAGAACAAACAAGGCTACATTAGCTCAAACAATTCCTTTCACATGTTCCCAATTACTCTATTGTAGAGAGGAATTGGAAAAATTGGTCAACAAACTTTACTAAATCAGTCAAGTGGAAAAGGTTTACAACTCAATGAGTGAAGAAGTGTCATGACTCATCTTACATCTATAACACATTCATCATCATTAATAAACTCAGAAAATTGTCTAATCCATAAGACTTCACGGTTTTCTGATCAGACCAAGATTAACAACAGTCCTAATCTCATTATTTATTAGACAGCAATTAAGATCATTATGTCGTGATCCAAGATAAAGACAAACAAAGCATTGTCAGCTGATGATGATTGAATGAGAAAACAGTTAATTACAACGGACACATAATATAAAGGTTATTAATAAAAGATTGCATTAAAAGTAACAAGACTTAATGAAGGAGATGATAGCCGATCATTGGCTGTATGTTTGTCATTTTGACCAGCTTTTGGGATACATTAGAATAACATGTACAAGATAGCAAGAGGTGCAACTTCTTAATGATAGTGGAGATTTCCTTAATGAACAATGAAGTGGTTTGTTAAAACAAATAAATCAACAGCTACGATTTCACATTCCATGGAAGACCACGTTTCTAGTATAATTAGTGAAGGTCGATAACATAGCATGTTAATCAGTGATTAGTCATGTGAAGGACTAAGGGACATATCTCCTCCCAAAGACCACCACCGTGAGTCATAACCTTTCACAACAATGGAGGAGTATAAAGCAACAAAACCTTGTGATCTAGGTAAGGCATCAAACAAGAAGAATCAATTAACAAATACATCATCAGAAAACAATTCAAATATATATATCTTCAGATCATATCATTGAAGTGGATCAGAGAATCAGATCGAAGGAAAGGAAATCTGGAAAAATGACTGCAGGTTATTCTGGTCCAGTCATTATAACTGGTACGCATGCTGCCACTATCGTACATGATTCCTTATCATaagtgattatatatatataatctggcTCAAAGATGATATGAATACATTAATAACAGAATAATAATTCAGGTATATAAATCAGTCATGTTTAGATAATTCTTAAACTGGTATGTAATCTGGAATACTTAATAACAAGATAGACAGTAATATAATTCAGAATGTCAAAGACTACTTATAATATCCATAATAGAAGTGATATGTCCATAACATTGTCCTAAGCCTTAAATCTATTCTGATTCTTCTATTCCCCAAGGGAGATGGGTGCTGTTAGGGAGAGGCAGAATAAATCCACTCCAAGATGAAAGAGCCCCATGGGTGAATGAACTGATGTTCCTGACATCTGGGCTGTATTTGGGAGGTGGTGTCATAGTGCCCAAGACAAGCCAATGCCCTCTTCTGGGATTGAGAATTAGAAGGGTTTGTTTGGAATTAGAACTGGAGTAATGACAATATTAAGTTGTATTACGAGCAACTTAATTATCTACTCTGAATTAATGTAATATACTAGGTAGTAATGTATATTTCCCTTTGGGAATTGACAGCctataaataggggacattacaaaaagttGGTGACCATGCATAGTGCCTTGCAACTTCAGGAATGACAAACTAACAAATATCATCAAAATCCAATATTATTTAATCAACAGTTATGATATGACTGTAGTGacctatttttaaaaaattgagcAATTCAATTTCTGATTTAATTTCCGGAGCAAACATTGACAAACATTTCCAAATTTCAAATGGACAAAAACCTCAGGACACAGGAGCCCAACACCCCTGTCTTCCCAGTTTGATCCAAATTTTCAGGAGACAACTGTACAGAGGTTCCTGATCCCAATTTTGTCCATCTCCTGAGCATCCACAGCCCTCAAACATTGCACCCAGTGCTTCTGTCTTGCACAGTCAGCTTCACATTTCACTTCCAGGTTCTTCTCTGTATCTACATTCCAGATATACCTTTTTGTGCTGTATTTTCATTCTATATTTCCAGTACTCTGCCAGATATACTCAATTTGGTCATTGTTAGCATAGATCACTACACATACTTCACAATCCTAATCTTCACAACTCTAAGGATTATTGAACACTCAGCAACCTAGGCTCTCCCTTGTGGACAGCAGCCTTAGGTTCTAGTTCATATTCCAAATGATGTGAGAGAAGTCTTGCCATCCTAGGTGGAGGCATTGATTGACCTGGGATCACTTTTTCCACATTTCATATATAATATGAGATGCTAAATGTGATGTATTTCGAACTTAAGTActgctgcaaatatgtatatatttctgatttttatatgtttttgtatggatGAATAAAAAACGAACCCAACCCCCAAAATTTGACCAACCTGCAAACCAAACCCTTGAACCCGAACCAATACCAGAACCAGTAATTTAGGTATTAAGCAACATCTCTTCTTAGGAATATATAAGCAAGGATAGTACAGAATTGCAGACAGAGGCATACTTGGCCTCCTCCTATACTGACATTTAGATCTCATTCTTGATTATTTTAGTGATTGATGACATAGTAAGTGCCAACAATCTTGCTAACGGCCAGATTGAAGCTTAGGTGTGGGAATTATAGATGGAGCCTGTGAAAAGAATTCTGTAATGTTTGAAAAGTGTTCACTAGCTCCCTCTTGCAAAGGGTCTTTTCTTTCTCTCTGTATTTTGGTAAATTTATTGTTTTGGCTTCAAGATCCTGCACTATTATATCAAGAAATGAAAATGACAATACAGAAGTCCAGAAGCTGTGGCCAAAATGACATTTTCAATGTTGCAAAATTATATTAACATAACCTATTGTAGGAGGAAAGTTGGCTTACAGATACAAAGCATCTACAGAGGCTAGGGAAAACAGTGAGCTGATGAAAACAATAAATTACCGAAGCAGTGCATGCTCTTAACTGTAGATGAAG contains the following coding sequences:
- the LOC131038404 gene encoding chaperone protein dnaJ 15, which encodes MDSARLDSTAPHASRRDPYEVLGVSRDASDQEIKTAYRKLALKYHPDKNASNPEASELFKEVAYSYSILSDTEKRRQYDTAGFEALESEGMDMEVDLSNLGTVNTMFAALFSKLGVPIKTTISANVLEDALNGIVTIRPLPLGRPTSDKVEKQGAHFFGVTITQEQAEAGIVVRVTSPAQSKFKLLYFEQEANSGYGLAIQEDSEKTGKITSAGMYFLHFQVYRLDSSINALAMAKDPDAAFFKKLEGLQPCEVSELKAGTHIFAVYGDNFFKSASYTIEAICAKSFEDSTEKLKEVEAQILTKRNELRQFETEYRKALARFQEVTNRYNQEKQAVDELLKQRDNIQSSFTASAVSKGTSSSSNASKPAGEDSKMGSPKEDSLSDGKDKSNKKKWFNLNFKAEKKA